In Amaranthus tricolor cultivar Red isolate AtriRed21 chromosome 3, ASM2621246v1, whole genome shotgun sequence, a single window of DNA contains:
- the LOC130807661 gene encoding receptor-like protein 52: protein MYLNSSILPIKVKETKNNKMRILVFFLFIHSLNISFINGGILSEQEALLAIKSAIKDDPHKSLSSWKNTTHHCNWSFVTCSSSSHSPTVISLDFSNLKLNGTLSPQIGFLTNLQNLSLLFNDFYGHVPSSLPLLTKLQYLDLQFNQFSGRLHLFVNMLELRCLYLGGNHFFGSISPEFSKLQKLQVLDLSSNILWGLLPYELGFLKRLKTLDLSNNLLQDSKFFFSSYKFDLFSFISTNLIHLDLSNNQLPGEIPNSFSLLTNLIHLDLSDNQLHGEIPNSFSLLINLIHLDLSNNQLHGEIPNSFSLLTNLIHLDLSDNQLHGEIPNSFSLLTNLIHLDLSINQLHGEIPNSFSLLTNLIHLDLAFNQLHGEIPNSFSLLTNLIYLDLASNQLHGEIPNSFSLLTNLIYLDLSNNPLPGEIPKFFSLLTNLIHLDLSNNQLHGEIPTCFSLLINLTYLILCQNNLQGFIPEFIGYLSKLEELHIWGNNFTGSIPDKLGTNGLLSYLDVSSNKLSGPIPESLGSCKLLYFLNLTDNKLTGQLPVNIGKLTFLSYFSVANNNLIGKITPHITGYNVTNFKNSSICNLVNLQILDLSYNKFNGEVPHCLGNTSTELVVLNLQSNNFKGIIPSTFSTCDSLEYVDFTDNQLEGAIPRSLSKCRNLKVLYLRNNKFKDVFPYWLGSLPSLEVLSLPFNKFHGDITNNLSKIATFSFSNLQILDLSNNNFCGKLPFMYIKQFRSMMDINISTIGSPSYLENEFGNYMYSITMIVKGKQLDYKKIITSMSTFDMSNNHFEGEIPNSIGMLRALRNLNLSHNLLTGNIPPSFGNLSSLEGLDLSSNRLFGEIPQELVSLTFLEDFNVSYNQLEGPIPHGNNFNTFSSDSYEGNLELCGAPLLECKNNIVVQTLNNDNVEEKTKLSMWKVVVIGFGSGTIVGLAWGYYTLSVGKPFWLFKLLNKME from the exons ATGTATCTCAATTCCAGTATTCTACCCATCAaagtaaaagaaacaaaaaataacaaaatgcgAATTCTTGTTTTCTTCTTGTTTATTCACTCTCTGAATATTAGCTTCATCAATGGCGGAATATTATCAGAACAAGAAGCATTATTAGCTATTAAATCTGCCATTAAAGATGATCCTCATAAAAGTCTATCATCTTGGAAAAACACTACTCACCATTGCAATTGGTCGTTCGTCACTTGCTCTTCGTCTTCTCACTCTCCCACTGTCATTTCCCTAGACTTCTCCAACTTAAAACTCAATGGTACTCTCTCTCCTCAAATCGGTTTTCTTACAAACCTGCAAAACCTATCTCTCCTTTTTAACGATTTTTATGGGCATGTCCCGTCTTCTCTTCCTCTCCTTACAAAACTCCAATATCTCGACCTACAATTTAACCAATTTAGTGGCCGACTCCATTTATTTGTTAATATGTTGGAGCTTCGGTGCCTTTACCTTGGTGGGAACCACTTTTTTGGTTCAATATCGCCAGAGTTTAGTAAACTTCAAAAGCTTCAAGTTTTGGATCTTTCTAGCAACATTCTTTGGGGATTACTTCCTTATGAATTAGGATTCTTAAAGAGGTTGAAAACTTTAGATTTATCAAATAACCTTTTACaag attccaaattctttttctcttcttacaagtTTGATTTATTTAGCTTTATCAG tacaaatttgattcatttggatttatcaaataatcaattacctggtgagataccaaattctttttctcttcttacaaatttgattcatttggatttatcagacaatcaattacatggtgagataccaaattctttttctcttcttataaatttgattcatttggatttatcaaataatcaattacatggtgagataccaaattctttttctcttcttacaaatttgattcatttggatttatcagataatcaattacatggtgagataccaaattctttttctcttcttacaaatttgattcatttggatttatcaattaatcaattacatggtgagataccaaattctttttctcttcttacaaatttaattCATTTGGATTTAGCTtttaatcaattacatggtgagataccaaattctttttctcttcttacaaatttgatttatttggatTTAGCTtctaatcaattacatggtgagataccaaattctttttctcttcttacaaatttgatttatttggatttatcaaataatccattacctggtgagataccaaaatttttttctcttcttacaaatttgattcatttggatttatcaaataatcaattacatggtgagataccaactTGTTTTTCTCTTCTTATAAACTTGACGTACTTAATTCTTTGTCAAAACAACTTACAAGGTTTCATACCAGAGTTTATTGGATATTTATCTAAGTTAGAAGAACTTCATATTTGGGGAAATAACTTTACAGGAAGTATTCCAGATAAGTTGGGGACGAATGGGTTATTGAGTTACCTAGATGTTTCTTCAAATAAGCTTAGTGGTCCAATCCCTGAGAGTTTAGGGAGTTGTAAGTTactatattttctaaatttgaCAGATAATAAACTCACGGGCCAGTTACCTGTCAACATTGGAAAGCTTACGTTTCTTAGTTATTTTTCGGTTGCCAACAATAACTTGATTGGAAAAATCACACCACATATTACAG GATACAATGTCACGAATTTTAAAAACTCTTCTATCTGCAACTTGGTTAATCTTCAAATCCTTGATTTATCTTATAACAAGTTTAATGGAGAAGTTCCTCATTGCTTGGGCAATACTAGTACTGAATTAGTTGTATTGAATCtccaatcaaataatttcaagGGCATCATTCCATCAACATTTTCTACTTGTGATTCATTGGAATATGTAGATTTCACTGACAATCAGTTAGAAGGAGCTATACCTAGGTCTTTATCTAAATGTAGAAACCTGAAAGTCCTATATTTGAGgaacaacaaattcaaagatGTATTCCCCTATTGGTTAGGTAGCCTTCCATCTTTAGAGGTTCTCAGCCTACCCTTTAATAAATTTCATGGTGATATAACCAACAATTTATCAAAGATTGcaacattttctttttcaaatctACAAATTCTCGACCTTTCAAACAATAATTTCTGTGGTAAGTTGCCATTCATGTACATCAAACAATTTCGTTCCATGATGGATATCAACATATCTACTATAGGAAGTCCAAGCTACTTAGAAAATGAATTTGGTAATTATATGTACTCCATCACGATGATAGTAAAGGGGAAGCAACTGGATTATAAGAAGATAATTACTTCTATGTCAACATTTGATATGTCTAATAATCACTTTGAAGGAGAGATTCCAAATTCTATAGGGATGTTGCGAGCACTTCGAAATCTTAATCTCTCGCATAACCTCCTTACCGGAAACATCCCTCCATCCTTCGGGAACTTATCATCGTTGGAAGGTTTAGACCTATCATCAAATAGGCTTTTCGGTGAAATCCCTCAAGAACTTGTTAGTTTAACATTTCTCGAGGATTTTAATGTTTCATATAATCAACTGGAAGGGCCTATACCCCATGGTAACAATTTTAATACCTTCTCATCTGATTCATACGAGGGAAATCTTGAATTGTGTGGAGCGCCATTACTTGAATGCAAAAACAATATTGTTGTGCAAACTTTGAACAATGATAATGtggaagaaaaaacaaaattatcgATGTGGAAAGTTGTAGTGATTGGATTTGGAAGTGGTACAATAGTTGGTTTGGCTTGGGGGTACTATACATTGTCAGTGGGGAAGCctttttggctttttaaattgttgaacaAGATGGAATGA
- the LOC130807964 gene encoding leucine-rich repeat receptor-like serine/threonine-protein kinase SKM1 has protein sequence MYLNSSILVFFLFIHCLNISFINGGILSEQEALLAIKSAIKDDPYKSLSSWKNTTHHCNWSFITCSSSSHSPTVISLDISSLDLNGTLSPQIGFLTNLQNLSLHDNYFYGHVPSSLPLLTKLHYLDLSGNDFSGPLPLFVNMSELRCLSLSWNEFSGTISPEFSKFQKLQVLYLSSNNLSGLLPYELGFLKRLKTLDLSYNFLYGEIPNSFSLLTNLIYLDLSVNKLHGQIPNSFSLLTNLSYLILSNNQLHGEIPNYFSLLTNLIYLHLSNNQLHGEIPNSFSLLTNLSYLFLLDNQLHGEIPNSFSLLTNLRSLYLSNNQLHGEIPNSFSLLTNLRYLDLSNNQLHGEIPNSFSLLTNLNQLDLSNNQLHGEIPNSFSLLTNLIYLILSNNQLHGEIPNSFFLLTNLIALELSNNQLHGEIPNSFCLLTNLSYLYLSNNQLHGEIPNSFSLLTNLRNLYLSNNQLHGEIPNSFSLLTNLSRLYLSNNQLHGEIPNSFSLLTNL, from the coding sequence ATGTATCTCAATTCTAGTATTCTTGTTTTCTTCTTGTTTATTCACTGTCTGAATATtagcttcatcaatggtggaatATTATCAGAACAAGAAGCATTATTAGCTATTAAATCTGCCATTAAAGATGATCCTTATAAAAGTCTATCATCTTGGAAAAACACTACTCACCATTGCAATTGGTCGTTCATCACTTGCTCTTCGTCTTCTCACTCTCCCACTGTCATTTCCCTGGACATCTCCAGCTTAGATCTCAATGGTACTCTCTCTCCTCAAATCGGTTTTCTTACAAACCTGCAAAACCTATCTCTCCATGATAACTATTTTTATGGGCATGTCCCGTCTTCTCTTCCTCTCCTTACAAAACTCCACTATCTCGACCTTAGTGGGAACGACTTTAGTGGCCCACTCCCTTTATTTGTTAATATGTCGGAGCTTCGGTGCCTTTCCCTTAGTTGGAACGAGTTTTCTGGTACAATATCGCCAGAGTTTAGTAAATTTCAAAAGCTTCAAGTTTTGTATCTTTCTAGCAACAATCTTTCGGGATTACTTCCTTATGAATTAGGATTCTTAAAGAGGTTGAAAACTTTAGATTTATCATATAACTTTTTatatggtgagataccaaattctttttctcttcttaccaatttgatttatttggatTTATCTGTGAATAAACTACATGGtcagataccaaattctttttctcttcttacaaatttgagttatttgattttatcaaataatcaattacatggtgagataccaaattatttttctcttcttacaaatttgatatatttgcatttatcaaataatcaattacatggcgagataccaaattctttttctcttcttacaaatttgagttatttatttttattagataatcaattacatggtgagataccaaattctttttctcttcttacaaatttgagaTCTTtgtatttatcaaataatcaattacatggtgagataccaaattctttttctcttcttacaaatttgagatatttggatttatcaaataatcaattacatggtgagataccaaattctttttctcttcttacaaatttgaatcaattggatttatcaaataatcaattacatggtgagataccaaattctttttctcttcttacaaatttaatttatttgattttatcaaataatcaattacatggtgagataccaaattctttttttcttcttacaaatttgattgCATTGgaattatcaaataatcaattacatggtgagataccaaattctttttgtcttcttacaaatttgagttatttgtatttatcaaataatcaattacatggtgagataccaaattctttttctcttcttacaaatttgagaaatttgtatttatcaaataatcaattacatggtgagataccaaattctttttctcttcttacaaatttgagtCGTTtgtatttatcaaataatcaattacatggtgagataccaaattctttttctcttcttacaaatttgtga